The following nucleotide sequence is from Oreochromis niloticus isolate F11D_XX linkage group LG9, O_niloticus_UMD_NMBU, whole genome shotgun sequence.
TTAAGAAGGAGACAACAGAAATAATCGCTAACCTGTTTAGTGTTTGCATTTCCAAAGTTTCTGATGTACATGTCATACTCATTGACTGGCGGCAGATCCAAAAGGGAGAAAGTCATGGAAAAATCCAGATCGATTAAACGAAGCAGCTCTGTACTTCTCTTCCTGTTGACAGCAACAAATATACGTTCAAggtttaattaaataataaacagaCTGTCAGGTTGCCCGAGGTTGCTTTACGCTTATGTGAAAAGTATTACTTAAGTGACCACAAGTGTCCATTTAACATAATATGTTTTCTGCAAATAAACTTACTTTTGCTTACTGGCAACTTTCTTGCTGACTTCGCGTTGCTTTGCAGCTACGAAGTCAATAAACTTTCCGCGTTGGGAGGCTCTACTCTGGATCTTTTCAGTGTCTGTAAACAGGGCAGTAATGATGCATTAAATCCAGGATAATCCTGCACAAAATACCCTGGATTTAACAGGAGTGTGCCTTTCAGTTATACACAAAGAAAGAAGCAcacttaaaacatttattgtgGGTAAGAATATACCTCTGGACCATTTAGGCCTCTCCTCCTCCACTTCTCTGCTTGTACTTTGTCTGGACTGTGTTGTTCCAATTCTCTCATTCTCTTCATCCATGGCTCTCCGAATAGCTTCAATCTCCTTTCTCCGCTGTGCTGAAAGCTCCTCCTTTGCTTCACCCGCCTGTGGATGCAATGGCTCCTTCTCGTCCTCATCTTCATTAGTGCTCTCATTCAGCTCCTCAAAATCCTCTTCATAATCCTTTAAATAGAGCATTCCCGTTCATCACTGAGCACATGCAACGCGTTTGATTCGAAACAAGAAAAATAACCATGATGAACAAAAGCTAGATCCTAAAAGAAGAAACGTGAACCGACCACTCACCATTTTCTTACAATGTAAATCGATTAGAGCATGCCAAAGTAACACAAAAAGAAATGTGTAAACAAcactgaaattaaaatcaaaactgGCATATTTTGTAAAAGCAGCCTCTGTAATTACCTCAAAATCGTCTTCATATTCCTGGTCAGCCAAATCTTCATCATTGACAACTTGCTGAGTTGATCAGAAAGCATAAAGTGGGAGAATCATTTAAGAAACTTTGATTATTTGTGCACAGACTCGTGTTGCTTTAACACCAATTTCCCAAACACTTGAATGCAATACTAATAATTTCCAAATGGTTAATGTAATTAAAGGTGGTTCGGTTAGAAAACATTCAAAGTTAAGCCCAATCAAAAAAATGCAtactcattttgaatttgatgtcaGCAACATGTTTGAAAAAAGCTGGGAGCGGGCAACAAAGGACTAGAAAAGCATGTGATAAGAGTGATGGTGACACTTTTCACAACTGATCATGTTGTCTGGCAAAAGGTCAGTACTGGATATAAAACCAGCATCACAGAGAGTGTTTCAGAAGTCCAAATAGCTACCCTGTCAACAATTTAACAACAAGGATGAAAACACATGTatgaaggaaaaaagagagcgatatctaaattcaaataaaaaatataactgcATATGATACGTGTCTGTGTTACATAGCTATAAATGGGAAATTCTActtaatatattttatgtttattaggAGAAATGATGCAACATAGTGTCTCTGCTTCTCTCTAATGCTCACTGTGAGCATTACAGACAAACCAGCTGCAGACTGAGCTTAAACCTGGTTTGTTCTCATGCAAGCACAGAAAGGTCAGGCTGATGTATTATACTCCACAAAGGGTGCCAAGACACAATATTCCTTAGGTTCagtgaaataaatggaataagCAGAAACACACCcccatgctaaaaaaaaaaaaaagttcaaagacATGCAAGAGTGCATTTGTTGCCTTTGAAGGCTATAACCAAACTGAGCATCTTACAGGCTCCTCTGTGTCTGCTTCATGTTTCACAGCAGGTATCCACTGCTCAGAAACCAAGTCAACTTCCTATATTGTGAAAGGATATAATGCAAGGAAAGGGTTCACAATCAGATAATCCATAGTAATGCATCAGCGTTGTGAGAGCTATGAGGGAAATTTACACGCAAACTAACCTCTGTTTCTACCACATTCCTCTCATGACTCTTGCCAGATGATGATCTCTTGTCTCTGTGATCGTCTTCCTCCCTGTGCCTTCTCTCTTTGTGTTTCCTTTCCACGTCAGCTTCATGTTTGTGCcttctctccctgtgtttgttTCCTGGGTCTTCTCCCTCTTTGTACCTTCTGTCTTTGGGTTCCCTCTCAGCCCGCTCTCTGTCAGCACGATGATGTTTGATCTCTTCCCCTCGATGCTCTCTGTATTCACTGTCGTGCTTCTGTTTCTCCTCCTAAATagcaggaaaatcccagcaaGAGGGTCTATGTAATCAAAGCCATTCCTTAAAAATTCAAATACGTGAACATTAATATTACTGTAGAAGCTTACATGatgtcctctctctctgtgcctccgttctctctcctctttacGTTTTCTATGTTCTTCTTTATACTCTGAAATCAAAGACATTCAAACATTAAACATCTCATGGACATGCTACTCTAAATACGCACACTCCTGTATGTTTACCTCTGTCCTCTTTCTGTTCCGAATGCttcatgtctctgtgtctctcttccTTGGCATTCCTTGTGTCTTCATATTCATTttggtgtctctctctctcccgatGCCGATCTTTCTCCTCCCTGTGGTGCTGTTCTATCTGAGCTCCTCTTACTTCCCTGCTTTCCTTGTGTCTTCTTCTCTCCCCATCATCCCTAAGCTCTCTGTCCTgctcctctctttttctttccttatcTCCATCATCCCTCCTTTTACTCCGGTCTTCCTCCCTGTGTCTATCTCTGTCCCTTACCCTCTCTTTCTCCTTATCTCTGTGTCTTTCCTTATCCCTATCCCTTTCATGTTTTTCCTCTAGgtctcttctcttctccttATTTTCTCTGTAGTCATCACCATACCTCCTTACATCTACAAATCTCTCCCTTTCCCTTGTCGTCTCCCTTTCATTTCCTCTCTCAGCTCTCCTATCTTGTGAGCCCTCTTTCCTTCTGTCTTTTTTCCCTtcatctcttctctctctccctgtgctCTCCCTTTCCCTGAGCCTCTCCTTCTCACGTCTAgactccttttctgggtccctaTGGCGTCTCTCAGTGGATTCCCCACCACGGTACCTTCTATCATAGCCATCGCGCCTCCTGGTATCGTCACCACCACGTTCTTCCTcctagaataaataaatacaaccaATAAAAATACGATTACATCATCTACTGTTGCATTTAATTGCTACAAATCGAGCTTGAATCAGAAAATTCTGCAACTTACCCTGATGTGTCTCCTCAGGTCTGCAGGTCTCCATGTGTCTTCCTTTGTTATTTTCTAAACAAACACGTTTCTTAAGGTTCATTTGATGACATTTTTAATTGAAAGACACCATTTTATATAACTTGTATGATATCGAACCAGACCCATGTAAGTCAGCGGGATAACGTCACTCTCTGAGATAGCGTTTGACAACATTCATAGCGAACACGACTTTTTctactaaaaataaacacttcTCAGCTTTGGCTCACACACGGTAAAGTCAGAGCTGAAGCACGTACCTTATCTGTGTACATGTTCtcatttgcgcttgttttttttcttggttgtCTTCAATCACCGAATATTAGCTCTTATTTTTGTAGAGACACCGCCATGATGGTTAAGACCCAGCGCGCAGGCGCAGTTTGCCGAATCCAAGGAGAACGCGTCACCTCGGCTTGACAACAGCCGTATCAATCCGCAGCAGAGAAATCGCTGAAATCAACAGCCAGTTGCCATGGCAGCGGCTGAAGATACTGTccatacatttttgttttggcGAAATATCTTAAGTTTTGGGCTTCAAACGCGTATAATCGTTAGTTGTTTTGCCCTGTTATGTCTAGTTGTATGTGAGTTCATATTTCTATCAATAAAGACTAAGTAGCGATTTATCAGTGCTCATCATTTCGGGTTTAAGGGTAATACTGTACTAACAAGCTAGCGAGGCactattaaatatatttttttcaaatacaGCCAACGCAGGATgctatttaaatatttacttttaagAATATCTGTTTCACTGGACTTTGACGCTAAGTGATAATAATGTAGTTGCCTCTAGTAAACACCAGATGGCGATGTCTTCGCTTTATACATAGCGCTAGAGACGCCGCTGGGATCGCACACAACTGGATGCCTGTGCGTTTTTGGAAATGGTCATACCCACCCTGTGTGTGGGCAGAGTAAGTAGAGCTGTGGACTGGACTATCTCAAGCAGACCGATTTAATCAGCGGAATGTCTTCGCGAGCTGCTCTTCAGAGTGGAAACTAAGACGGTTAACGACAGCGGTTCCTCCCGGGGCGATGGGCTGGTGTGCAGGTGAACCGACGTGAGAGCAGGATCCCCGTAGGAAGACTTCTTTGGTCCGCTGGCACATGGGAGCTGTGACACTCcgcattttgacattttaaggACACTCTCCTGAGGAGGCCACAGTGACATGTCAAGAGACAGCATGACAGATGTACGAGGAAGCCATTCACAAAACACTAGCCCAGCTTTACCCAAGGAGAACGGGCACACTGCGCCGAGTCCACCTCAATCCAACTTTCCCCATCCCTCAGAGACGACCATACCCGACGATACCCCGGCGTCATCCACCAGCGAGCTGACCCAGACCTGGGTCCACTTTGCTAAGACATTTGTGCTCATTTTCCCCATTTACGCACTTGGTTATTTTGAGTTCAGTTTCAGCTGGCTGCTTATTGGACTTGTGATCTTTTTCTGGTGGAGGAGGAACACAGGAGGAAAGCAAAACCGACTGAGCCGAGCAATAGCTTTCTTTGAGCAAGAGGAGCAAAGTGCCAAATGTGCTCTCACCACCTCTGATTTACCACCATGGGTAAGGCACATTTTGAATCAGAGCAGGACGGAGCTGTTTATCCCAACTGAGCCACTTCTATGAATAGGGCGTGTAGTATTGTTGTGAACTATATTTTTGAGCTTCCAAGAAAACACAATCAGCTGACAGGATCAGCAGAGCAGAGTTGAGCTGTAAAGCTGTGATGGGGCAGCTGTCTCCGCAGCAGTGACATTAGACCAGAGCCCCAGTCTAAATACAGCAGGGTACAATGGTAAACGAGACACCACGCTGGGAAGGAAACATGCCCACGGGGTCTCTGTTATTTTGGGATTCAGACTGGCTATGTCACTTGTAGTAAGTCAGTCTATTTCTGCAGCACGTTATCTTGGCAAAATGTTAAGACAGAGCAGAGGTCGCTGCCTCTCCTTGCTGGATTTAACAGTTTAGGGTTTAATTTGGCAAACCAGTTTATAAACCAGTAAGAAGCTATACTTAATCAGTCTAAATTCAAATGCAAAGTGGATAATTCCAcagttattatttatatttagaagaagaaaaaaatcacaggtTAATTCCAGGCTTTGGAAGAGGGCTATTTTTTTCACACAAGGATTTTCTCACGACTGGTGCTTTTCAAAGGGTTAGATAGTCTCAACATTAAAGGTTGGGGTCACTTGAGAGAAATAATGTGACTGTAAAAGATCATATCTATGAGTAAACTTTGTATCTTCTATAAAACTCAAAAGGGGAAGAGAAATTTGCTTTACTGAACCCTCCTTTAGGACCCCGGAGGGTCTGGGTGGTCCAGACCATTCATGTAATCAATTTTGAGTTAATTTAAGCCGTATTCTCTCAGCAAAAATATGAAACTcaaataaactttaaatttaaatgactGAATAACTTGTAGGTCTTCAAAACGGAGACTTTCTGTATCAGACTCAGAGGAGGTTTGCGGCATTCTGTGCAGCCTCGCTAAAAGTTAAAAGCCTATTCTGCTGACACATGGCTGAGGATGCATTGATGCCATTAAAAGGGGGGTGGAGGACTTAGATGGGATGGAGGGAAAGCATCCCACTTAAAGGAAAGAGAAATTATTAAATGGCTTCAGCACCCCCCCTGTTTTAAGTCTGTTCTTTATGAAACTGTGGTCATACCAGCAGCAGGATTGTGTCCTCATGGGAAATCAACATGGATCTTCTGGGGCTTCACAATGATTGACAACCTCCAGCCTGACAAGCTGagcacatttcactgtttccaGTTATAGCTCTTAAATCTTGGCTGTTGCAGATTTCTCCCCACTACGCACATAAAGATgacatttctttcacactgttGGTTCTTTTGTGCGTCCACACCCCAAAATAATTGCTAAAATGCACTTCTGCCGGTTCCAGTTTATCCAGTTTAGTTTATGTCTTGACCTGTATTTGTCCAGGGTGACTCAGTGGTCAGCTGGTGTGGCAGCTACTGACACTAAAAGTGTCTGTGGAAGCGTCACAACAGTTTTGCACATAGCTCTTGGCTAAATTTTACAGTCTGAGCGGTACAGACTGAACTGAGACTTCGAATGAAAAACCTTGAGCATTCAGGTGAAAATAGCTCTTCttgtttaaaaagcattttgttAGACGAAGAAAATGGTTATAAAATGAAAGGTAAATGCTGTCAGTACCACTATTCACCCTTGGTGAGGCCCaaagactgtacataaaagatggacagcTATGGCACCTGGAGCTGAATATTTTAGCCTTCATGTAGAGCTCATTATTATTGGCATTAGTCATTAATATCTGATTGCTCTGTCTTAGTTTTTAGGAATAATGAAAAAATCTTTTCACACGTAGACCGCCATTCAGGGTGGTGATGTCATTGCGTTGATGTATCTGTTCAGCTATTTCAATTTGTAACAGAGCATAATGAGGAAAACATACCAGACATTAATCAAACTTTATATCAAGATGAAGATAAAAAAGCAAGAGCGTCAGCTGTTAGAGGTCAGCACATAGATCGACCTGTCTTCTTCTACTTCTTTATAGAGATTATCATCAACTGCCATTATATAATCCTTGCTTTTTTCTCCAAGGTAGTTTCATTCTCATTGTTGTAAACAATGGCCATTATTCCCAGCTTGCGCGTACCTGCTGACATGAGACGTGTCTCTATCTGTCTGAGCCACTGAATCAGATTTAATTGGAAAACACCGAACACTTGTGGACTGCTGAGCTGATTGAACTGGCAGATAGTCACCTTGGTTCAGTGTCAGAGAAAATGGCTTGCTGCCCAGCTGGATATCTCAAAGCAATTTTGACTTGCTATCAGGCTACTTATGGGAGAAAATGGGTGACATGGTGCTTTGGTTTGCTCTTTTAAGTGCAGAGAACACAGATCGCAGGATTTTGGGAGTTGTTGAAGCATTTTCTGCACCTCTTCCTATCAGCAGGAACACTGCGAAGACTAATATCGCCTGCCTTGGTTCCTTtgcagtggaaaaaaacaaaagttgcacACTGTGGCACTTCTTTCATACTTTGAATACTTTAGCTTATTAGAAAAAGTAATGTAGCTCTGAACTTCCACCGGTTTATGTCACCGACCTAGAATGCATTGCGTATGCCTTTTTAGATCAAATTGAGGGTTTTTAAAACAATTCCACTATATCATGTGTTTTTCATGATGTTGTTTAGTAGTAAAgggtatttaaaatatattaagaCCCACAAGTTCAAATaattagtgtttgtttttaacaagtGAAGGagttattaaagaaaagttatCACCCAAACAGTTTATATGAAGGGGAATATAAGCTGTAAGTTAAAAACTGCAAACTTATTTATTGCATTGTTGAAGTTGGCCAGTGAATATTACAGGCACAGAACTGTACTACAGCTGCAGTAGATATAGTCGTGTTTTCCTTGAACCCTGTGGTCACAGTTTATTTGTACAGTTTGTTTTCTCTGATCTTACATAGCAGCAGTGAAAGAGCAATATGTGCTGTGCAAACTGAGATGGACCTTAGGTGTGTGGAGGTGTAGGTGTGTCGTTCAGAGGGCTCAGATTGTCTGCATTATATGAGACCTTAACATGCACCTTCTGCCAGAGGACGGCATTACTTGGCTGAAATCGTGATACCATATCAGCTGAATTGAACCccatttctgctgcttctgctgctgacATTGTGTTTAGACTTTAACATTTTCCTGTGTTATTAGCTGCAGCATGTGTTTTCCTTCAGGACGTGAGCACCTCTCTGACTCAGCGAGCCATGATAAGCAGTCTGAAGACAGTGAGAATAACCATCTTTTATTCAAAACCCAGGCAAATTGTTAATTATGTCTTTAAGAGGCAGAGCTCAGCGACTCTTTGGCATAACACGAAATAATTAAGATATGTTTCCCTGACTCTTGCTGCACAGCTCAGCGCTTAAAAGGAAACATTTGCTGCGAAGTGACTCATCATTACCTCACCTACATTTGTGAATGAGGTCACTGTGTCAGGGGTATTAATGGGGTTTTTTCCAGCATCTCTTCCACAGGATTATATtatttctgcaaacttttatacTAGCTGTGACATCGCCCTGCTCATGTCACTGCTTTCTTCACACTCTGACATAAACGCCGGATAAGCACTTTTGCTGAATCCATGAGAAATGGTGCTGTCTCTTCACATATCGTGTCTCACCATAGGTCCAGCCAGTTGCCTCACttcatctttattttattttttacatcttTATAGGGCAAATATGTAATATGAACCATGCCACGCATCACAGCATTTATACCTTGAGCTAGTTTGTAGTGTACTTTCCTAGATGGGATTTTGAAACATAAAAGGCAATAAGAAACACAATCCATACTATAAATGTTAAGAAGCACAAAACTCGGAACACAACAAAATATAGAGAGACAGCCCAACGCGAGGTACAAACTGCAGTTTAATGAAGCACCAGGGAAACAGGAAGTAGGGGAATATTCATCAATGCACGACTGACCCCTCTTTGAAAACTGACTGAACTgctgctgcacatccatgatgtcaATCTGCTGTTCCACCTATGCTATTCCAAGGTTCGGTAtcttgtgcattcagagatgctcatCTGCATACGTTGGTTGTAACAAGCGGCCCCTTCCTATCAGCTctaagcagtctggccattctcccctgacctctgacatcaacaaggcatttttacccAGACAGCTGGTCCCCTTGACCACGTCTGgatgcctaaatgcattgaaTTGCTGCAATGTGATTGGATTAGAATGGATATTTGCATTAAGAAACAGTTTCAAAGGTaaacctaatgaagtggccatcAGTATATATCATCATAAGGGCCTTGATTAGGGCTCTGTTGAACTTAGGGTGTAAACAccttaaattaaaatgataaagaggACGTGGTTCATCTGTTTTCTATTATGCTGGTGTCTGCAGTGCTGAACACCATTATGCATCGTATTGACTTTGTT
It contains:
- the dync2i1 gene encoding WD repeat-containing protein 60 isoform X3; amino-acid sequence: MYTDKKITKEDTWRPADLRRHIREEERGGDDTRRRDGYDRRYRGGESTERRHRDPEKESRREKERLRERESTGRERRDEGKKDRRKEGSQDRRAERGNERETTRERERFVDVRRYGDDYRENKEKRRDLEEKHERDRDKERHRDKEKERVRDRDRHREEDRSKRRDDGDKERKREEQDRELRDDGERRRHKESREVRGAQIEQHHREEKDRHRERERHQNEYEDTRNAKEERHRDMKHSEQKEDREYKEEHRKRKEERERRHRERGHHEEKQKHDSEYREHRGEEIKHHRADRERAEREPKDRRYKEGEDPGNKHRERRHKHEADVERKHKERRHREEDDHRDKRSSSGKSHERNVVETEQVVNDEDLADQEYEDDFEKMDYEEDFEELNESTNEDEDEKEPLHPQAGEAKEELSAQRRKEIEAIRRAMDEENERIGTTQSRQSTSREVEEERPKWSRDTEKIQSRASQRGKFIDFVAAKQREVSKKVASKQKKRSTELLRLIDLDFSMTFSLLDLPPVNEYDMYIRNFGNANTKQAYVQCNEDNADRDIQTEEIEMSEKWTQHPPERSGACGDPNLSKEARDKQRSEMNYDSQRLASFLRSASQVMVVLLEEDQAERKSLEKLSTQSDTLSFSDGSLQLNTELPFLYDRQISMLHFSQVQKHTMLSVHMPTTKPSAKHLDSCTIICIWNIWEPSRPQKILVYESEIQCCCFSPGKVTLVFAGTSVGSVVLWDLREQSSNHYSLKMGEEEWTFRQPTFSTDAVLAATGHFSSVTSVEVVPSALAGELRADVPLLASEEESSGLSFQLASLDESGVLNFWVVVELPKGNEAGSPTDLGLRPGGKVKLLHSSSVFAAESLRGSPRDVVKTGPLHTLLLKFLPTDSNHFFIGTNMGLVHHGTSHGLKAPPKFYRFRDVEVQPVDVTSIHFSPFRPHLFLVGCGNGSIRLHAVSHEQPVAQWKNSTAGEPVVSLQWAQTRATVFCVLDAACNLHIWDLLKDDTQPVVTERMSADRVTDMALFGQSGKQNTYSGVALAHESGKIEMQYFKRSLTVSSTAEEEKLLERMTTEAF
- the dync2i1 gene encoding WD repeat-containing protein 60 isoform X2; amino-acid sequence: MYTDKKITKEDTWRPADLRRHIREEERGGDDTRRRDGYDRRYRGGESTERRHRDPEKESRREKERLRERESTGRERRDEGKKDRRKEGSQDRRAERGNERETTRERERFVDVRRYGDDYRENKEKRRDLEEKHERDRDKERHRDKEKERVRDRDRHREEDRSKRRDDGDKERKREEQDRELRDDGERRRHKESREVRGAQIEQHHREEKDRHRERERHQNEYEDTRNAKEERHRDMKHSEQKEDREYKEEHRKRKEERERRHRERGHHEEKQKHDSEYREHRGEEIKHHRADRERAEREPKDRRYKEGEDPGNKHRERRHKHEADVERKHKERRHREEDDHRDKRSSSGKSHERNVVETEEVDLVSEQWIPAVKHEADTEEPQVVNDEDLADQEYEDDFEDYEEDFEELNESTNEDEDEKEPLHPQAGEAKEELSAQRRKEIEAIRRAMDEENERIGTTQSRQSTSREVEEERPKWSRDTEKIQSRASQRGKFIDFVAAKQREVSKKVASKQKKRSTELLRLIDLDFSMTFSLLDLPPVNEYDMYIRNFGNANTKQAYVQCNEDNADRDIQTEEIEMSEKWTQHPPERSGACGDPNLSKEARDKQRSEMNYDSQRLASFLRSASQVMVVLLEEDQAERKSLEKLSTQSDTLSFSDGSLQLNTELPFLYDRQISMLHFSQVQKHTMLSVHMPTTKPSAKHLDSCTIICIWNIWEPSRPQKILVYESEIQCCCFSPGKVTLVFAGTSVGSVVLWDLREQSSNHYSLKMGEEEWTFRQPTFSTDAVLAATGHFSSVTSVEVVPSALAGELRADVPLLASEEESSGLSFQLASLDESGVLNFWVVVELPKGNEAGSPTDLGLRPGGKVKLLHSSSVFAAESLRGSPRDVVKTGPLHTLLLKFLPTDSNHFFIGTNMGLVHHGTSHGLKAPPKFYRFRDVEVQPVDVTSIHFSPFRPHLFLVGCGNGSIRLHAVSHEQPVAQWKNSTAGEPVVSLQWAQTRATVFCVLDAACNLHIWDLLKDDTQPVVTERMSADRVTDMALFGQSGKQNTYSGVALAHESGKIEMQYFKRSLTVSSTAEEEKLLERMTTEAF
- the dync2i1 gene encoding WD repeat-containing protein 60 isoform X1, producing MYTDKKITKEDTWRPADLRRHIREEERGGDDTRRRDGYDRRYRGGESTERRHRDPEKESRREKERLRERESTGRERRDEGKKDRRKEGSQDRRAERGNERETTRERERFVDVRRYGDDYRENKEKRRDLEEKHERDRDKERHRDKEKERVRDRDRHREEDRSKRRDDGDKERKREEQDRELRDDGERRRHKESREVRGAQIEQHHREEKDRHRERERHQNEYEDTRNAKEERHRDMKHSEQKEDREYKEEHRKRKEERERRHRERGHHEEKQKHDSEYREHRGEEIKHHRADRERAEREPKDRRYKEGEDPGNKHRERRHKHEADVERKHKERRHREEDDHRDKRSSSGKSHERNVVETEEVDLVSEQWIPAVKHEADTEEPQVVNDEDLADQEYEDDFEKMDYEEDFEELNESTNEDEDEKEPLHPQAGEAKEELSAQRRKEIEAIRRAMDEENERIGTTQSRQSTSREVEEERPKWSRDTEKIQSRASQRGKFIDFVAAKQREVSKKVASKQKKRSTELLRLIDLDFSMTFSLLDLPPVNEYDMYIRNFGNANTKQAYVQCNEDNADRDIQTEEIEMSEKWTQHPPERSGACGDPNLSKEARDKQRSEMNYDSQRLASFLRSASQVMVVLLEEDQAERKSLEKLSTQSDTLSFSDGSLQLNTELPFLYDRQISMLHFSQVQKHTMLSVHMPTTKPSAKHLDSCTIICIWNIWEPSRPQKILVYESEIQCCCFSPGKVTLVFAGTSVGSVVLWDLREQSSNHYSLKMGEEEWTFRQPTFSTDAVLAATGHFSSVTSVEVVPSALAGELRADVPLLASEEESSGLSFQLASLDESGVLNFWVVVELPKGNEAGSPTDLGLRPGGKVKLLHSSSVFAAESLRGSPRDVVKTGPLHTLLLKFLPTDSNHFFIGTNMGLVHHGTSHGLKAPPKFYRFRDVEVQPVDVTSIHFSPFRPHLFLVGCGNGSIRLHAVSHEQPVAQWKNSTAGEPVVSLQWAQTRATVFCVLDAACNLHIWDLLKDDTQPVVTERMSADRVTDMALFGQSGKQNTYSGVALAHESGKIEMQYFKRSLTVSSTAEEEKLLERMTTEAF